Proteins from a genomic interval of Nasonia vitripennis strain AsymCx chromosome 3, Nvit_psr_1.1, whole genome shotgun sequence:
- the LOC100122813 gene encoding ras-related protein Rap-1b isoform X2 — MFVNSSKSGVWDSGIHLSDRDCPPGDAGGGLWFLSAFSFVARANEILNGHWMDDQLAEKSDTFPRTLVASKTLLELDLDYLERRGGDGYEPEVTSGGSASKEEDSPADSLERVKVVFLGAPGVGKSSIIRQFVWSEFSEEYRPTDRRETYYPSVVLAERLYELKITDLPTIPYFPVSSHLEWTDFRYYGLRSATAYVLVFDLSNQDTFQYIRTLREQIYEARDMRSVPLLVVGNKQDKLPSTVASSSRHRDIVNLVRKHWRCGYVECSARFNCRVVQVFRELMKSIQAVEGKPSSPTPTSSLQPLMRGASSAGQTPESGSAAAGAAGASGQAGNSEKCILL; from the exons ATG TTTGTTAATAGCTCGAAATCCGGCGTCTGGGATAGCGGGATCCACCTATCGGACAGGGATTGTCCGCCAGGCGACGCCGGCGGCGGTCTTTGGTTCTTGTCGGCTTTCTCCTTCGTCGCTCGGGCCAATGAAATATTGAATGGACACTGGATGGACGACCAGCTTGCCGAGAAGAGCGACACGTTTCCGCGAACGCTCGTCGCCAGCAAAACTCTACTGG AGCTAGACCTCGACTACTTGGAACGACGTGGAGGTGACGGCTACGAGCCGGAAGTCACGAGCGGTGGATCCGCCAGCAAGGAGGAGGACAGTCCAGCCGACAGCCTCGAGCGCGTTAAGGTCGTCTTCCTCGGTGCTCCCGGCGTCGGCAAATCCAGCATCATTCGG CAATTCGTCTGGAGCGAGTTCTCGGAGGAGTACAGGCCGACGGATCGCCGGGAGACTTACTACCCGAGCGTCGTCCTCGCGGAGCGGCTCTACGAGCTCAAGATCACGGATCTACCGACGATACCCTACTTCCCGGTCAGCTCGCACCTGGAATGGACCGATTTCCGGTACTACGGGCTGCGCAGCGCGACCGCCTACGTGCTCGTCTTCGACCTCAGCAATCAGGACACCTTTCAG TACATAAGGACGCTACGCGAGCAGATCTACGAGGCCCGGGACATGCGGAGCGTCCCTTTGCTCGTCGTCGGCAATAAACAGGACAAGCTTCCCTCGACGGTGGCCTCGAGCTCCAGGCACCGGGACATCGTCAACCTCGTGCGCAAACACTGGAGATGCGGCTACGTCGAGTGCAGCGCCAGATTCAATTGCCGCGTCGTGCAG GTGTTCCGGGAGCTGATGAAGAGCATCCAGGCAGTGGAGGGTAAGCCGTCCTCACCGACGCCGACGAGCTCGTTGCAGCCCTTGATGCGCGGGGCGAGCAGCGCTGGACAAACGCCGGAAAGCGGCTCGGCGGCCGCCGGTGCCGCGGGGGCCAGCGGACAGGCCGGCAACTCCGAGAAATGTATTCTTCTCTGA
- the LOC100122813 gene encoding ras-related protein Rap-1b isoform X1, whose product MRRPRQFVNSSKSGVWDSGIHLSDRDCPPGDAGGGLWFLSAFSFVARANEILNGHWMDDQLAEKSDTFPRTLVASKTLLELDLDYLERRGGDGYEPEVTSGGSASKEEDSPADSLERVKVVFLGAPGVGKSSIIRQFVWSEFSEEYRPTDRRETYYPSVVLAERLYELKITDLPTIPYFPVSSHLEWTDFRYYGLRSATAYVLVFDLSNQDTFQYIRTLREQIYEARDMRSVPLLVVGNKQDKLPSTVASSSRHRDIVNLVRKHWRCGYVECSARFNCRVVQVFRELMKSIQAVEGKPSSPTPTSSLQPLMRGASSAGQTPESGSAAAGAAGASGQAGNSEKCILL is encoded by the exons ATGCGACGACCGAGGCAGTTTGTTAATAGCTCGAAATCCGGCGTCTGGGATAGCGGGATCCACCTATCGGACAGGGATTGTCCGCCAGGCGACGCCGGCGGCGGTCTTTGGTTCTTGTCGGCTTTCTCCTTCGTCGCTCGGGCCAATGAAATATTGAATGGACACTGGATGGACGACCAGCTTGCCGAGAAGAGCGACACGTTTCCGCGAACGCTCGTCGCCAGCAAAACTCTACTGG AGCTAGACCTCGACTACTTGGAACGACGTGGAGGTGACGGCTACGAGCCGGAAGTCACGAGCGGTGGATCCGCCAGCAAGGAGGAGGACAGTCCAGCCGACAGCCTCGAGCGCGTTAAGGTCGTCTTCCTCGGTGCTCCCGGCGTCGGCAAATCCAGCATCATTCGG CAATTCGTCTGGAGCGAGTTCTCGGAGGAGTACAGGCCGACGGATCGCCGGGAGACTTACTACCCGAGCGTCGTCCTCGCGGAGCGGCTCTACGAGCTCAAGATCACGGATCTACCGACGATACCCTACTTCCCGGTCAGCTCGCACCTGGAATGGACCGATTTCCGGTACTACGGGCTGCGCAGCGCGACCGCCTACGTGCTCGTCTTCGACCTCAGCAATCAGGACACCTTTCAG TACATAAGGACGCTACGCGAGCAGATCTACGAGGCCCGGGACATGCGGAGCGTCCCTTTGCTCGTCGTCGGCAATAAACAGGACAAGCTTCCCTCGACGGTGGCCTCGAGCTCCAGGCACCGGGACATCGTCAACCTCGTGCGCAAACACTGGAGATGCGGCTACGTCGAGTGCAGCGCCAGATTCAATTGCCGCGTCGTGCAG GTGTTCCGGGAGCTGATGAAGAGCATCCAGGCAGTGGAGGGTAAGCCGTCCTCACCGACGCCGACGAGCTCGTTGCAGCCCTTGATGCGCGGGGCGAGCAGCGCTGGACAAACGCCGGAAAGCGGCTCGGCGGCCGCCGGTGCCGCGGGGGCCAGCGGACAGGCCGGCAACTCCGAGAAATGTATTCTTCTCTGA
- the LOC100122801 gene encoding citrate synthase, mitochondrial: protein MLKFCRGARQKRKFFKESANLLLLEFDHLAASSAGFASNNQEGFVFTQLSVTRGVPSTSTDLKEALCEKIPLHHDLLRKFRQQHGLDVVSQITVNDIYRGLDGVTALIRETSEIDSQCGIKYRGLSIPELYQLLPRRGKSPSPEAVFWLLLTGDVPTHEQTEALTADWTERRERRKDWWWSGSSGEIGGVVGGVLRALPKNVAPVGRLAIALTALDADKHYRKAVESGAMSYTYWEHIYEDSMELLASLPAIVALVSACESRPTPLALEKADWVDFFIDCLHNTTDGFTEAQRQSLADFLRLYIAVNADDDGGIPGAHVAQIMGSCQFDASRALAAGVLAYANEPTSGTLFQYMDFLVQLQNAVGREPKNDILRNFVSTLIDKRFQIAGHKIAQFEDTRYTVLRDFVKNHVPNDPEIKLSQELSNIYKKQIKEARNRSVVAEQNAIAAPLFQFYGLRDMNYNQLLLCMARALGIVASMIWTTALNAPVERPRAKCTHSYFSDFRNDHHGRRGNTSRHQKNTGK, encoded by the exons ATGCTCAAGTTTTGTCGTGGTGCAAGGCAGAAACGCAAGTTTTTCAAGGAATCCGCTAACCTTTTGCTTCTGGAATTCGACCACTTGGCTGCGTCGTCCGCTGGATTCGCGAGTAATAATCAGGAAGGATTCGTATTCACTCag TTGAGCGTGACGAGGGGAGTGCCGAGCACCAGCACGGATCTGAAGGAGGCGCTCTGCGAGAAGATACCCCTTCACCACGATCTTCTGCGGAAGTTTCGCCAGCAGCACGGACTGGACGTAGTCAGCCAGATAACCGTCAATGACATCTATCGCGGCCTCGACGGTGTCACTGCCCTCATCAGGGAGACCTCCGAGATCGACTCGCAATGCGGT ATAAAATACAGAGGGCTCTCGATCCCGGAGCTCTACCAGCTGTTACCCCGGCGAGGTAAATCTCCGAGTCCGGAGGCCGTGTTCTGGCTGCTGTTAACCGGCGACGTTCCCACACACGAGCAGACCGAAGCCCTGACAGCGGACTGGACGGAACGTCGGGAGCGTCGCAAGGACTGGTGGTGGTCAGGTTCGTCAGGCGAGATCGGCGGCGTCGTCGGTGGCGTCCTCAGAGCTTTACCCAAGAACGTCGCGCCCGTCGGTCGACTCGCCATCGCCCTGACTGCCCTCGACGCCGACAAGCACTACCGTAAGGCCGTAGAGAGCGGCGCCATGAGCTACACCTATTGGGAA CACATTTACGAGGACAGTATGGAACTGCTGGCCTCGCTGCCGGCGATAGTCGCCCTCGTGAGCGCTTGTGAGTCAAGACCGACGCCGTTGGCTCTCGAGAAGGCCGACTGGGTCGACTTCTTCATCGACTGTCTGCACAACACCACCGACGGCTTCACCGAGGCTCAGAGGCAGAGTCTCGCTGATTTTTTGAGGCTCTACATCGCCGTCAATGC AGACGACGACGGTGGAATACCAGGGGCGCACGTGGCGCAAATTATGGGATCCTGCCAATTCGACGCCAGTCGAGCCTTAGCCGCGGGTGTGCTTGCCTATGCCAATGAACCCACCAGCGGCACTCTATTTCAA TACATGGATTTCCTGGTACAGTTGCAAAACGCCGTTGGCCGAGAACCAAAGAACGATATTCTGCGAAATTTCGTCAGCACCCTCATCGATAAGCGATTCCAAATCGCTGGACATAAAATTGCTCAGTTCGAAGACACTCGATACACAGTATTGCGGGACTTTGTGAAGAACCACGTACCCAACGATCCGGAGATCAAG TTATCCCAAGAACTGTCCAACATCTATAAGAAGCAGATCAAAGAGGCCAGAAATCGCTCGGTCGTCGCTGAGCAGAACGCGATCGCGGCACCTCTGTTCCAA TTTTACGGACTGCGCGACATGAACTACAATCAGCTGCTGTTGTGTATGGCTCGGGCTCTCGGTATCGTGGCCTCAATGATCTGGACGACGGCCCTGAATGCTCCGGTCGAGAGACCAAGGGCCAAATGTACGCACAGCTATTTCAGCGACTTTCGAAACGACCATCACGGCCGTCGCGGTAATACAAGCAGACATCAGAAAAACACTGGGAAGTAG
- the LOC100122790 gene encoding synaptosomal-associated protein 29 — protein sequence MAGHNYLSDPKNPFFSLEDDVDDDTFLRSAPPRCPTTSNNHYQNYDNTLEKKHQELLQRKKEIEERTIKSSQRSISVLRDTEEVGTATAEELIRQREQLERTDRRLDDINSTLRFSQKHIQGIKSVFGGLKNYFSGSKSMDVPPGSSAGGIKTPESAMSPTSPTSPISNSSLADKLNSSVENARRNSEHPSFRLRGMTEEEEDFRPDPTKNIAAVLEKNLDEMSGSIARLKGLAIGLSEEIETQNDLIDNITDKAEKADITLQRQNKDIRNLLKK from the exons ATGGCTGGTCACAATTATCTCAGTGACCCAAAAAATCCATTCTTCTCGTTAGAAGATGATGTGGATGATGATACATTCTTACGAAGTGCCCCGCCAAGGTGTCCAACTACTTCCAATAATCATTATCAAAATTATGATAACACGCTTGAAAAGAAGCATCAAGAACTACTccagcgaaaaaaagaaatagagGAAAGAACAATTAAATCCTCTCAACGCTCTATATCAGTACTACGTGACACAGAAGAAGTTGGAACTGCAACTGCAGAG gaATTGATTAGGCAACGAGAACAGTTAGAAAGAACTGACAGGCGTTTGGATGATATTAACAGCACATTAAGATTCAGTCAAAAACACATTCAAGGTATAAAAAGTGTTTTTGGTGGATTGAAAAACTATTTCAGTGGTAGTAAATCTATGGACGTGCCTCCCGGTTCAAGTGCTGGTGGAATCAAAACTCCTGAATCTGCAATGTCTCCTACATCCCCAACATCTCCAATCTCTAACAGTTCTCTAGCAGATAAGTTAAACAGTTCTGTCGAGAATGCAAGACGAAACTCAGAACATCCATCTTTCCGTCTTCGAGGTAtgacagaagaagaagaagattttcGTCCCGATCCTACTAAAAATATAGCTGCTGTGTTGGAGAAAAATTTAGATGAAATGAGTGGCTCTATTGCAAGACTAAAAGGTTTAGCTATTGGTTTATCTGAAGAAATTGAGACACAAAATGATTTAATTGATAACATCACAGACAAAGCAGAAAAGGCAGATATAACACTGCAGCGACAAAATAAGGACATTAGAAATCTATTAAAGAAGTAA
- the CPR35 gene encoding cuticular protein RR family member 35 precursor, translated as MKFLIAFLALTSLCHADVSHFLQAQGAVDYQEPTTTTQGPPKPYSFKYSAGRYPGHIDRVQSESSDGFGHVRGSYSFVDPKFKVRTVQYTVDENGFHPSLNNYDDILRQPTDSEAVKQGRERHRILYENIAARNSQGAQHYIPQDTYVVARAKNHHHYLFQKIAAEHAAIGAQRENTRSAFEATSVANEVNNSEDYYNYRRAL; from the exons ATGAAGTTTTTGATC GCATTTTTGGCTCTAACGAGCCTCTGTCACGCCGACGTGTCCCACTTTCTGCAAGCACAGGGGGCCGTGGATTACCAGGAGCCGACCACAACGACACAGGGACCACCGAAACCCTACAGCTTCAAATACAGCGCGGGCCGATATCCCGGACACATCGACAGGGTCCAGAGTGAGTCTAGCGATGGCTTCGGCCACGTTCGAG GATCGTATTCTTTTGTCGATCCCAAATTCAAAGTCAGAACTGTGCAGTACACCGTAGATGAAAATGGCTTTCATCCATCTCTGAACAATTACGACGATATATTGAGACAACCAACAGATTCTGAAGCTGTAAAACAAGGTAGAGAAAGACACCGCAtactttatgaaaatattgccGCTCGCAACTCCCAAGGCGCCCAACATTATATACCTCAG GATACTTATGTCGTGGCAAGAGCCAAAAACCATCATCACTATCTTTTCCAAAAAATAGCAGCAGAACACGCTGCAATAGGAGCGCAACGCGAGAACACACGTTCGGCCTTTGAAGCAACCTCCGTAGCAAACGAAGTCAACAATTCAGAGGATTATTACAATTACCGTCGAGCCTTATAA
- the LOC103317942 gene encoding retinol-binding protein pinta-like, with protein sequence MNSVSINEEMKKNPELKEDIKVLEEWSGGLLHLPKISESDFALFLHCNSYDVEATKEHIENFYTMRTHLPEFFADRDPEKNATLRKTFDRVSVISLEKCTKEGYEIILARLIDTDADNYVFNDAIKYLNMVLDICVHEEGTSDGYVIVVDLNGANISHTTRLTWLGLKKFMLYIHKAAPIKWSSLHQHWKIFQ encoded by the exons ATGAACTCCGTATCCATCAACGAAGAGATGAAGAAAAATCCAGAATTGAAGGAGGATATCAAGGTCTTGGAAGAATGGAGCGGTGGTCTGCTTCATTTGCCGAAAATTAGCGAAAGCGACTTCGCGCTTTTCCTTCACTGCAATTCTTACGATGTAGAAGCCACGAAAGAGCACATCGAGAACTTCTACACCATGAGGACTCATCTGCCCGAGTTTTTCGCCGACAGAGATCCAGAGAAAAACGCAACGTTGAGGAAAACGTTTGATAGAGT GAGCGTCATTTCTCTGGAAAAGTGTACCAAGGAAGGCTACGAAATAATTCTGGCGCGCTTGATCGACACCGACGCCGACAACTACGTTTTCAACGATGCCATCAAGTATCTTAACATGGTTCTGGACATCTGCGTCCACGAGGAAGGAACCAGTGACGGATACGTGATCGTCGTCGATTTGAACGGAGCCAATATCTCGCACACAACTCGCTTGACCTGGCTGGggttgaaaaaattcatgctCTATATCCACAAGGCGGCTCCGATCAAATGGTCTTCACTACATCAACACTGGAAAATCTTCCAATGA
- the LOC100122752 gene encoding alpha-tocopherol transfer protein-like — translation MANTIFVPLEEELKKNPELKKSDIESLQNWCAKQPFLPKISDSELAIFLHSNYYLMEPTKTTIDTFYTIRTHVPEFFTNRDPVGSKELRKMFNTVCIMPLEKRTREGYAVIMGQLLDRDPANYTYNDHIRDLCMCMDLWMYQEGTTNGHVICFDTAGVTVGHAARLNPMGLKKFLFYLQEGLPVRLKGLHFLNTSPAMDLILSMMKPFMKKELLDMLHMHSSMDSVDKFIPIEILPNELGGKAGPLMELHNVQIKKLESFRDWFLDEETRAKIDESKRPGKGKTATDLFGVEGSFKKLDID, via the exons atggctAACACGATTTTTGTCCCTCTGGAAGAGGAGTTGAAAAAGAATCCGGAATTGAAAAAATCAGATATCGAATCTTTGCAGAACTGGTGCGCAAAGCAGCCGTTTTTACCGAAAATTTCCGATAGCGAGTTGGCCATATTTCTACACAGCAATTATTATCTAATGGAACCGACGAAAACTACGATCGACACGTTTTACACCATCAGGACACACGTACCGGAGTTTTTCACAAACAGAGATCCAGTAGGTTCGAAAGAGTTACGGAAAATGTTTAACACTGT GTGCATCATGCCGCTGGAAAAGCGCACCAGAGAGGGTTACGCGGTTATCATGGGTCAACTCCTCGACAGGGATCCCGCTAATTACACCTACAACGACCACATAAGAGATCTGTGCATGTGCATGGATCTCTGGATGTATCAAGAAGGCACGACAAATGGCCACGTAATCTGCTTCGATACCGCCGGTGTTACAGTCGGTCATGCAGCCCGTTTAAATCCGATGGGACTGAAAAAGTTTCTCTTTTATTTGCAAGAAGGTTTGCCCGTCAGGCTCAAGGGATTGCATTTTCTCAACACGAGCCCTGCGATGGATCTGATATTGAGTATGATGAAGCCCTTCATGAAGAAAGAACTCCTCGATATG TTGCACATGCATTCGAGCATGGACAGCGTCGATAAGTTCATCCCTATTGAAATTTTGCCGAACGAACTTGGCGGCAAAGCGGGACCATTGATGGAGCTTCACAATGTCCAGATTAAAAAGCTCGAAAGCTTTCGCGACTGGTTTTTGGATGAAGAAACACGTGCTAAAATCGACGAAAGCAAGCGTCCGGGCAAAGGCAAAACAGCGACTGACCTTTTCGGAGTCGAAGGAAGCTTCAAGAAACTTGACATTGACTGA
- the LOC100122744 gene encoding alpha-tocopherol transfer protein-like isoform X2 produces the protein MVPLAKEMKKNPELKEADIQSLRDWCQKQPHLPQMTDSELALFLHSNYYRLEPTKNTIDTFYTVRTHVPEFFSNRDPVNAKDLLQMFKVVMNMPLERTTKDGYDVIYGALSDFEPSNYDYTFNMKLFGMVMDLWLYGKGTMKGHVILVDLKGLVIGHVARFSPMALKRFLYYLQEGLPVRLKGFHFVNTNPVMDILMNIMRPFMKKELLDILHLHQSVNAIEEFNIPVDILPNESGGKAGPAKELFAAEVKKLEAHREWFIQEEKTQRIDESKRPGKAKSATDLFGVEGSFKKLEID, from the exons ATGGTACCGTTAGCCAAGGAGATGAAAAAGAATCCCGAACTAAAAGAAGCGGATATTCAATCGTTACGCGATTGGTGTCAGAAACAGCCTCACCTGCCGCAAATGACCGACAGCGAATTAGCTTTGTTTTTGCACAGTAATTACTATCGTTTGGAGCCAACAAAAAACACCATTGACACGTTCTACACCGTCAGAACTCACGTGCCGGAGTTTTTTTCAAACCGCGATCCGGTAAACGCCAAAGATCTGCTGCAAATGTTCAAAGTTGT GATGAACATGCCTCTGGAGCGTACGACTAAGGATGGCTACGACGTGATCTACGGCGCGCTCTCCGATTTCGAGCCTTCGAATTACGACTACACGTTCAACATGAAGCTCTTCGGGATGGTGATGGATCTGTGGCTTTACGGCAAGGGTACTATGAAGGGACACGTGATACTGGTCGACCTGAAGGGCCTTGTGATCGGTCATGTGGCGCGATTCAGCCCCATGGCTCTCAAGCGATTTCTCTACTATCTGCAAGAGGGTCTGCCGGTCAGGCTCAAGGGCTTTCACTTTGTCAACACGAACCCCGTCATGGACATTCTCATGAACATCATGCGCCCCTTTATGAAGAAGGAACTGCTCGATATC CTTCACCTGCACCAAAGCGTTAACGCAATCGAGGAGTTCAATATTCCCGTGGATATACTGCCGAATGAATCGGGTGGTAAAGCCGGACCGGCAAAGGAACTTTTTGCGGCGGAAGTGAAAAAATTAGAGGCTCATCGCGAGTGGTTTATTCAAGAGGAAAAGACTCAGCGCATCGACGAGTCGAAGCGTCCCGGAAAAGCGAAGTCTGCTACGGATCTTTTCGGAGTCGAAGGAAGCTTTAAGAAGCTTGAAATCGATTAA
- the LOC100122744 gene encoding alpha-tocopherol transfer protein-like isoform X1 — protein MAKLQMVPLAKEMKKNPELKEADIQSLRDWCQKQPHLPQMTDSELALFLHSNYYRLEPTKNTIDTFYTVRTHVPEFFSNRDPVNAKDLLQMFKVVMNMPLERTTKDGYDVIYGALSDFEPSNYDYTFNMKLFGMVMDLWLYGKGTMKGHVILVDLKGLVIGHVARFSPMALKRFLYYLQEGLPVRLKGFHFVNTNPVMDILMNIMRPFMKKELLDILHLHQSVNAIEEFNIPVDILPNESGGKAGPAKELFAAEVKKLEAHREWFIQEEKTQRIDESKRPGKAKSATDLFGVEGSFKKLEID, from the exons ATGGCGAAATTACAGATGGTACCGTTAGCCAAGGAGATGAAAAAGAATCCCGAACTAAAAGAAGCGGATATTCAATCGTTACGCGATTGGTGTCAGAAACAGCCTCACCTGCCGCAAATGACCGACAGCGAATTAGCTTTGTTTTTGCACAGTAATTACTATCGTTTGGAGCCAACAAAAAACACCATTGACACGTTCTACACCGTCAGAACTCACGTGCCGGAGTTTTTTTCAAACCGCGATCCGGTAAACGCCAAAGATCTGCTGCAAATGTTCAAAGTTGT GATGAACATGCCTCTGGAGCGTACGACTAAGGATGGCTACGACGTGATCTACGGCGCGCTCTCCGATTTCGAGCCTTCGAATTACGACTACACGTTCAACATGAAGCTCTTCGGGATGGTGATGGATCTGTGGCTTTACGGCAAGGGTACTATGAAGGGACACGTGATACTGGTCGACCTGAAGGGCCTTGTGATCGGTCATGTGGCGCGATTCAGCCCCATGGCTCTCAAGCGATTTCTCTACTATCTGCAAGAGGGTCTGCCGGTCAGGCTCAAGGGCTTTCACTTTGTCAACACGAACCCCGTCATGGACATTCTCATGAACATCATGCGCCCCTTTATGAAGAAGGAACTGCTCGATATC CTTCACCTGCACCAAAGCGTTAACGCAATCGAGGAGTTCAATATTCCCGTGGATATACTGCCGAATGAATCGGGTGGTAAAGCCGGACCGGCAAAGGAACTTTTTGCGGCGGAAGTGAAAAAATTAGAGGCTCATCGCGAGTGGTTTATTCAAGAGGAAAAGACTCAGCGCATCGACGAGTCGAAGCGTCCCGGAAAAGCGAAGTCTGCTACGGATCTTTTCGGAGTCGAAGGAAGCTTTAAGAAGCTTGAAATCGATTAA
- the LOC100122733 gene encoding CXXC-type zinc finger protein 1: MGDKRHGLSKEEIAKQFMLPERKSKIATLLKQDGQAYCICRSSDSSRFMIGCDACEEWYHGDCINITEKEAKYIKQFFCVRCREEDPTLVTRYKPKKSERVEKSEQDEHKHKRYKEKERVLRYEYDAAWDPATTKKSSKRCGECSGCLRTDNCGKCDACRHLKKFGPSVRLKLCCNQRTCRVLGDPLKPSKSLNRNTKLNRKRRRDSSNERIDYLEPPRHCYGPSCTKQSRPGSKYCSEDCGIKLATSRIFQVLPQRLQEWALTPCIAEQNNRISLETVRRQIYESQRILDELDKRHAELDKIVERAKHAMIDPKAETDDADDTEMSMYCITCGHEINSRTAIKHMEKCFNKYESQASFGSIFKTRIEGQVMFCDSYNPINQTYCKRLKVLCPEHCKDPKISDTEVCGCPLVTNVFDATGEFCRAPKKHCVRHYVWEKLRRAEIDMERVRQWLKLDELIEQEKQIRSNMASRAGVLALLLHSTYNHEIMEQITQQQNREQMRAMEEEMQKYSMQIKTEQKND; this comes from the exons ATGGGAGACAAACGTCATGGCTTGTcg AAAGAAGAAATTGCAAAGCAGTTTATGTTACCAGAAAGAAAAAGTAAGATAGCAACACTCCTAAAGCAAGATGGACAAGCATATTGTATATGCCGGAGTTCTGATAGTTCTCGTTTTATGAT AGGATGTGATGCTTGTGAGGAATGGTATCATGGGGATTGCATAAATATAACTGAAAAGGAAGCTAAGTAcatcaaacaatttttctgtgtt agATGCAGAGAAGAAGATCCAACTCTGGTTACTAGATACAAACCTAAAAAATCAGAGCGGGTAGAGAAGTCTGAACAGGATGAACACAAACATAAAAGatacaaagaaaaagaaagagtttTAAGGTATGAGTATGATGCTGCATGGGATCCAGCAACAACTAAGAAATCCTCTAAAAGATGTGGTGAATGTTCTGGTTGTTTAAGAACTGATAACTGTGGAAAATGTGATGCATGCAG gcatttgaaaaaatttggcCCATCGGTTAGATTGAAACTTTGTTGTAATCAAAGGACCTGTAGAGTTCTCGGGGATCCATTAAAGCCATCAAAAAGTCTTAACcgtaatacaaaattaaacaGAAAACGAAGACGCGATTCTAGTAATGAAAGAATAGATTATCTTGAACCACCCAGACATTGCTATGGGCCTTCATGTACAAAACAATCCAGGCCTGGTAGCAAGTATTGCTCTGAAGATTGTGGAATCAAATTAGCTACTAGTAGAATATTTCAAGTTCTTCCTCAAAGACTTCAAGAATGGGCTCTAACACCTTGTATAGCTGAACAAAACAATAGGATATCTTTGGAAACGGTTCGAAGACAAATATATGAGTCACAGAGGATTCTTGATGAATTAGACAAGAGACATGCAGAATTAGACAAAATCGTAGAACGTGCCAAACACGCTATGATAGATCCCAAAGCTGAAACTGATGATGCTGATGATACCGAGATGAGTATGTACTGTATTACGTGTGGTCATGAAATAAATTCAAGGACAGCTATTAAACACATGGAGAAATGTTTTAATAAg TATGAATCTCAAGCGTCATTTGgatcaatttttaaaacaagaatTGAAGGACAAGTTATGTTTTGTGATTCTTACAATCCAATAAATCAAACCTATTGTAAAAGACTGAAAGTGCTTTGTCCAGAGCATTGTAAAGACCCTAAAATAAGTGACACAGAAGTATGTGGGTGTCCTCTAGTGACAAATGTTTTTGATGCTACAGGTGAGTTCTGTAGAGCTCCGAAAAAGCACTGTGTAAGGCATTATGTATGGGAAAAATTACGAAGAGCTGAAATAGATATGGAAAGAGTGCGTCAATGGTTAAAACTTGATGAACTTATTGaacaagaaaaacaaattCGATCAAATATGGCATCTAGAGCAGGTGTGCTTGCTCTTTTACTACATTCAACTTATAACCATGAAATAATGGAGCAAATAACACAACAGCAGAATAGAGAGCAAATGAGAGCGATGGAAGAAGAAATGCAGAAATATAGTATGCAAATAAAAACGGAGCAAAAGAATGATtag